A stretch of the Sulfurimonas sp. HSL-1656 genome encodes the following:
- a CDS encoding peroxiredoxin has protein sequence MLVTQKAPDFTATTVLGDNQIVDNFNLYENFGEKGTVLFFYPLDFTFVCPSEIIAFDHRLQEFQDRGVNVIGVSVDSQFSHFAWKNTPVENGGIGQVRYPLVADLTKEISKAYDVLLDGGVALRGSFLIDTDGTVRHAVINDLPLGRNIDEMLRMVDTMLFTNEHGEVCPAGWNKGDEGMKADTAGVAEYLAKHSEEL, from the coding sequence ATGCTCGTTACACAAAAAGCACCGGACTTTACCGCTACAACCGTCCTCGGCGACAACCAGATCGTCGACAACTTCAACCTTTACGAAAACTTCGGCGAAAAAGGGACTGTTCTCTTCTTCTACCCGCTGGACTTCACCTTCGTCTGCCCGTCAGAGATCATCGCGTTTGACCACCGTCTCCAGGAGTTCCAGGATCGCGGCGTCAACGTTATCGGCGTTTCCGTCGACTCCCAGTTCAGCCACTTCGCGTGGAAGAACACACCGGTTGAAAACGGCGGTATCGGCCAGGTCCGCTATCCGCTCGTCGCTGACCTGACAAAAGAGATCTCCAAAGCATACGACGTCCTGCTCGACGGCGGCGTTGCACTGCGCGGCTCTTTCCTGATCGACACTGACGGTACGGTCCGCCACGCGGTCATCAACGACCTGCCGCTCGGCCGTAACATCGACGAGATGCTGCGTATGGTCGACACGATGCTCTTCACCAACGAGCACGGCGAAGTCTGTCCTGCCGGCTGGAACAAGGGTGACGAGGGTATGAAAGCCGACACTGCCGGTGTTGCCGAATACCTCGCAAAACACTCCGAAGAGCTCTAA
- the metK gene encoding methionine adenosyltransferase: MSKEYIFTSESVTEGHPDKMADQISDAILDDIISKDPTSHVACETLVSNGFCVIAGELKTHAYTPMQDIVRRVVKEIGYTDSTYGFDHRSAAVLNAIGEQSPEIDQGVSREGGEIGAGDQGLMFGYACRETDVLMPLPIYLAHRITERLAEARKEGIIPYLRPDGKAQVSVRYIDGKPVSVETVVVSTQHHENIPQEQIHKDVIEEVIKHVIPADLLSPDIVYHINPTGSFVVGGPQGDAGLTGRKIIVDTYGGSCPHGGGAFSGKDPTKVDRSAAYAARYVAKNLVASGACERATIQVAYAIGVVEPISIMVDTHGTAVVSEEKIEACVRELFDLTPKGIIETLDLLRPIYRKTAAYGHFGRELPEFTWEKTDKAEAIRSYLGL, from the coding sequence GTGTCTAAAGAGTATATTTTTACTTCCGAATCCGTCACTGAAGGACATCCGGACAAGATGGCCGACCAGATCAGCGATGCGATCCTAGACGATATTATTTCAAAAGATCCCACTTCCCACGTTGCCTGTGAAACCCTGGTTTCCAATGGATTCTGCGTTATCGCCGGCGAATTGAAGACCCATGCGTATACCCCGATGCAGGATATCGTACGCCGTGTCGTCAAAGAGATCGGCTATACAGACTCCACCTACGGGTTCGATCACCGTTCTGCCGCGGTCCTCAACGCGATCGGCGAGCAGTCCCCGGAGATCGACCAGGGTGTCTCCCGCGAAGGCGGCGAGATCGGTGCCGGCGACCAGGGGCTGATGTTCGGGTACGCCTGCCGCGAAACCGACGTGCTGATGCCGCTGCCGATCTACCTCGCGCACCGCATTACGGAGCGTCTGGCCGAAGCGCGCAAAGAGGGGATCATCCCCTACCTGCGTCCCGACGGCAAGGCCCAGGTCAGTGTCCGCTACATCGACGGCAAGCCTGTCAGCGTCGAAACGGTTGTCGTCTCGACCCAGCACCATGAGAACATCCCGCAGGAGCAGATCCACAAGGATGTCATCGAAGAAGTGATCAAGCATGTTATCCCGGCCGATCTGCTCAGCCCGGATATCGTCTACCACATCAACCCGACCGGTTCCTTCGTTGTCGGGGGACCGCAGGGTGATGCCGGTCTGACCGGCCGTAAGATTATCGTCGACACCTACGGCGGTTCCTGTCCGCACGGCGGCGGGGCGTTCAGCGGCAAAGACCCGACCAAGGTCGACCGCTCTGCGGCGTACGCAGCGCGTTACGTGGCAAAGAACCTTGTGGCATCGGGCGCCTGTGAGCGTGCGACGATCCAGGTCGCCTATGCCATCGGTGTCGTCGAACCGATTTCGATCATGGTCGATACCCACGGCACGGCCGTCGTCTCCGAAGAGAAGATCGAGGCGTGCGTCCGCGAGCTTTTCGACCTGACACCCAAGGGCATTATCGAGACCCTCGATCTGCTGCGCCCGATCTACCGTAAAACGGCGGCATACGGCCATTTCGGCCGCGAACTCCCTGAATTTACCTGGGAGAAGACGGACAAAGCCGAAGCAATCCGCTCCTATCTCGGACTGTAA
- a CDS encoding 4Fe-4S dicluster domain-containing protein: MAVLINDTCINCGACIDECPVEAIVDEDDNPTGEEIYYVYGDKCVECVGHHDEPACATACPTEGCIVWDAVGESPSSRDDITDDMRNDHVPVVE; the protein is encoded by the coding sequence ATGGCAGTTTTGATTAACGACACATGTATCAACTGCGGTGCTTGTATTGATGAATGCCCGGTTGAGGCGATCGTAGACGAGGATGATAACCCGACGGGTGAAGAGATCTACTACGTTTACGGTGACAAGTGTGTCGAATGTGTAGGCCACCACGATGAGCCTGCATGTGCGACAGCCTGCCCGACTGAGGGTTGTATCGTTTGGGACGCCGTCGGTGAAAGCCCTTCCAGCCGTGATGATATCACGGACGATATGCGCAACGACCACGTACCGGTTGTTGAGTAA
- the ndk gene encoding nucleoside-diphosphate kinase produces the protein MEQTLSIIKPDAVAKGVVGKILDRFESNGLRVAATKMLQLSRKDAQDFYAVHKERPFFTDLVEFMVSGPVVVSVLEGENAVAKNRDLMGATNPQEAAAGTIRADFAENIDANAVHGSDSLENAEIEIRFFFAQREIS, from the coding sequence ATGGAACAAACACTTTCCATCATTAAGCCGGATGCCGTAGCGAAGGGTGTTGTCGGCAAGATTCTTGATCGTTTTGAAAGCAATGGTCTGCGCGTCGCAGCGACAAAGATGCTTCAGCTTTCCCGCAAAGACGCTCAGGATTTCTATGCTGTTCACAAAGAACGCCCTTTCTTTACTGACCTGGTTGAGTTCATGGTCAGCGGACCGGTGGTGGTCAGCGTTCTTGAAGGTGAAAACGCCGTAGCCAAAAATCGTGACCTGATGGGCGCGACAAACCCGCAGGAAGCGGCAGCGGGCACGATCCGCGCTGATTTCGCGGAAAACATCGATGCCAACGCGGTTCACGGCAGCGACTCTCTTGAGAACGCTGAGATCGAAATTCGTTTCTTCTTCGCACAGAGAGAGATCTCCTAA
- the rpmF gene encoding 50S ribosomal protein L32, translating to MAVPKRRVSHTRAAKRRTHYKIKLARPVKDSDGTYKMPHHVNPTTGEYK from the coding sequence ATGGCAGTACCTAAGAGACGCGTATCTCACACGCGTGCAGCAAAACGCCGCACCCACTACAAAATCAAACTGGCACGTCCGGTCAAAGACAGTGACGGCACCTACAAAATGCCGCACCATGTCAATCCGACAACCGGCGAGTATAAATAA
- the plsX gene encoding phosphate acyltransferase PlsX, producing MKVKIAIDAMGGDFGPEPIVKGTIEALKHYRFEPILVGKKEEILPLIPGGFKDKISIVEAEDVIAMSDAATDALKRKESSIFKAVELVRNGEADGVVSAGHSGATMSVATLRLGRLKHVLRPALVTLMPNKKKKRTVLLDVGANVDCKPEHLAQFAVMGSCYAHDMWAINLPTVGLLANGEEESKGNDVTKGAFQRLRTMEGFVGNVEGRDIFNGTVDVVVCDGFIGNLVLKSSEGVASTITHLIKDYIRKSPIAITGALLMRKVFKLLKKELDYAEVGGAPLIGVKGCAIVSHGKSNSKAIKNAIKQAIDFVDTGVNVHIERALDDAVNKG from the coding sequence TTGAAGGTCAAAATCGCGATTGACGCGATGGGTGGGGACTTCGGTCCCGAGCCTATTGTCAAAGGAACGATTGAGGCCCTGAAGCACTACCGTTTTGAGCCGATCCTTGTCGGAAAGAAAGAGGAGATTTTGCCTTTGATTCCGGGCGGGTTCAAAGACAAGATTTCGATTGTCGAAGCGGAGGACGTCATTGCGATGTCCGACGCGGCGACCGATGCACTCAAGCGCAAAGAGAGCTCCATCTTCAAGGCAGTTGAACTTGTGCGCAACGGCGAGGCGGACGGTGTCGTCTCCGCCGGGCACAGCGGGGCGACGATGTCCGTGGCGACCCTGCGCCTGGGACGTCTCAAGCACGTCCTGCGCCCGGCGCTGGTCACCCTGATGCCGAACAAGAAGAAAAAACGCACCGTGCTCCTGGACGTCGGTGCCAACGTCGACTGCAAGCCTGAGCACCTGGCGCAGTTTGCCGTGATGGGAAGCTGTTACGCACACGATATGTGGGCGATCAACCTTCCGACCGTCGGTCTTCTGGCCAACGGTGAGGAGGAGTCCAAGGGCAATGACGTCACCAAGGGTGCTTTCCAGCGGCTTCGGACGATGGAAGGGTTCGTCGGCAACGTCGAGGGACGCGATATTTTCAACGGTACCGTTGATGTCGTCGTATGCGACGGCTTTATCGGGAACCTCGTCCTCAAGTCTTCAGAGGGTGTCGCCAGCACGATTACCCACCTGATCAAGGACTACATCCGCAAATCCCCCATCGCGATTACGGGGGCACTGCTGATGCGCAAGGTCTTCAAGCTCCTGAAAAAAGAGCTCGATTACGCGGAGGTCGGCGGTGCGCCGCTGATCGGGGTCAAGGGGTGTGCGATCGTCAGCCACGGCAAAAGCAACTCCAAAGCGATTAAAAACGCGATCAAACAGGCGATCGACTTTGTCGACACAGGCGTCAACGTTCATATCGAACGGGCCCTGGATGACGCCGTCAACAAAGGATAA
- a CDS encoding beta-ketoacyl-ACP synthase III, whose protein sequence is MYAAFRSIGAYVPERILTNADLEKMVDTSDEWITKRTGIKERHIAAENEFTSDMGAKAAAQAIERAGIAKEDIDLVICATISPDYFNMPSTATIISAKLGLPQVMAFDISAACTGFVYVVSMAKAFIESGMKKNVLVIGAEKLSAITDYTDRTTCILFGDGAGAAVISATENKAEAILDVHTGADGTYADLLMTPNGGTGSAHDALDAEAQTGCFMQMKGNETFKVAVRTLTNDVKAILAENGMSADDVKHFVPHQANYRIIKAVGDALNLRDEQVVLTVHKYGNTSGSSIPIAINDLFESGKLEKGDMMLLDAFGGGLTWGSALVPFAGPASV, encoded by the coding sequence ATGTACGCAGCTTTTCGTTCCATCGGGGCATACGTCCCCGAACGCATTCTGACCAACGCCGATCTGGAAAAAATGGTCGATACGTCCGACGAGTGGATTACGAAGCGTACCGGTATCAAAGAACGCCATATTGCGGCGGAGAATGAGTTTACCAGCGATATGGGAGCCAAAGCGGCCGCACAGGCGATTGAACGCGCAGGGATTGCCAAAGAGGATATCGACCTCGTGATCTGTGCGACGATTTCGCCGGACTACTTCAATATGCCCTCAACCGCCACGATTATCTCGGCGAAACTGGGACTGCCGCAGGTGATGGCCTTCGATATCTCCGCGGCCTGTACAGGGTTCGTCTATGTCGTGAGCATGGCCAAGGCCTTTATCGAGTCGGGGATGAAGAAGAACGTGCTCGTCATCGGTGCAGAGAAGCTCAGCGCCATCACCGACTACACCGACCGCACCACCTGTATTCTTTTCGGCGACGGTGCCGGCGCGGCCGTTATCAGTGCGACCGAGAACAAAGCTGAAGCGATCCTCGATGTCCATACGGGGGCAGACGGTACTTATGCCGACCTGCTGATGACGCCGAACGGCGGAACGGGTTCGGCCCACGATGCCCTTGATGCCGAAGCGCAGACCGGCTGCTTTATGCAGATGAAGGGGAATGAGACCTTCAAAGTCGCCGTCCGTACCCTGACCAACGATGTCAAGGCGATCCTGGCCGAAAACGGTATGAGTGCCGACGATGTCAAACACTTCGTACCGCACCAGGCGAACTACCGCATCATCAAAGCGGTCGGTGACGCCCTGAACCTGCGCGACGAGCAGGTCGTGCTGACGGTCCATAAATACGGCAATACATCCGGATCATCCATCCCCATCGCGATCAATGACCTTTTTGAGAGCGGTAAGCTTGAAAAAGGCGATATGATGCTGCTCGATGCCTTCGGCGGCGGACTGACATGGGGAAGCGCCCTGGTTCCGTTTGCAGGACCGGCATCCGTGTGA
- a CDS encoding HIT domain-containing protein — protein MATVDLPLLFIETHDSEVPWLKIFVRRGVREFSECTAEEKTAIWDALDVIEREMLDYYRPEKINIASFGNMLPQVHWHIMARFKEDSYFPEPMWGPRQREGVLALPPMELFLERLRRKLLPEP, from the coding sequence TTGGCCACAGTTGACCTCCCCCTTCTTTTCATAGAGACCCATGACAGCGAAGTCCCGTGGCTGAAGATCTTCGTGCGCCGCGGCGTACGCGAATTCAGCGAATGCACGGCCGAAGAGAAAACGGCGATCTGGGACGCTCTTGACGTGATCGAGCGTGAGATGCTTGACTACTACCGCCCCGAAAAGATCAATATCGCCTCTTTCGGCAATATGCTGCCGCAGGTACACTGGCACATTATGGCCCGTTTCAAAGAGGACAGTTACTTCCCCGAGCCCATGTGGGGGCCGCGGCAGCGCGAAGGGGTACTCGCGCTGCCGCCGATGGAGCTTTTCCTTGAGCGCCTGCGCCGTAAACTCCTCCCCGAACCCTGA
- the ovoA gene encoding 5-histidylcysteine sulfoxide synthase: MHRFHSYPVRLDGTDPKGTREAIRHDFLAAFSLFESLFDLLKDERVFYRYSEPTRHPMIFYFGHTATFYINKLVLAKVIDKRINPEFESLFAIGVDEMAWDDMDNARYNWPAVDAVRAYRDRVKALVLELIDTLPLQLPITQVSPWWVILMGIEHERIHIETSSVLHRQMPLELVKPSTAFRYCEEYGDAPENGMVAITGATVHLGKMKSDPYYGWDNEYGSAAETVADFRASRMLVSHGEYLAFVDAGGYEKADYWDEEGAAFLERSGVKHPSFWVPKEGGGYSLRLLDREIDLPMNWPVEVNCLEAQAFCRFKSAQEGRHVRLPTEAEWVRMLELSDVLDGERFDDAKANINFNHFASSVPVDTFLQGGLYDVAGNVWQWTSTPIDGYEGFEPHPVYDDFSTPTFDGKHNLIKGGSWASTGNETLRHSRYAFRRHFYQHAGFRYVEADALSESMPGNIYETDSLVAQYCEFQYGPEYLGVRNFARSCAKYAIAFSASTPRKRALDLGCATGRAAFELARVFDDVTGIDFSARFIQVAAALKERGEIAYERVEEGDVTTRQLHTLEAFGLQEAARNVQFWQGDACNLKAHFVGYDLIMATNLIDRLYEPERFLGTVHARLNEGGILVLTSPYTWLEEYTQKPNWIGGYYDEEGKAVDGLTGLKAILSAHFELLESFDVPFVIRETARKYQHTLSQMSVWKKR; this comes from the coding sequence TTGCACCGTTTTCACTCCTATCCGGTCAGACTGGACGGAACGGACCCGAAGGGGACGCGTGAGGCGATCCGTCATGATTTCCTGGCAGCTTTTTCACTTTTCGAATCCCTCTTTGACCTGTTGAAAGACGAGCGTGTCTTTTACCGGTACTCCGAACCGACCCGCCATCCGATGATCTTCTATTTCGGGCATACGGCTACGTTTTATATCAATAAACTCGTGCTCGCGAAAGTGATCGATAAGCGTATCAACCCGGAGTTTGAATCACTCTTCGCGATCGGCGTGGACGAGATGGCCTGGGACGATATGGACAATGCACGCTATAACTGGCCGGCTGTCGATGCGGTCCGGGCGTACCGTGACAGGGTCAAAGCACTGGTCCTAGAACTGATCGATACGCTTCCGCTGCAGTTGCCCATAACGCAGGTGAGCCCCTGGTGGGTCATCCTGATGGGGATCGAACACGAACGCATTCATATCGAAACGTCCAGCGTGCTGCACCGCCAGATGCCGCTGGAGTTGGTCAAACCGTCCACCGCTTTTCGCTATTGCGAGGAGTACGGTGATGCACCGGAAAACGGCATGGTTGCCATCACAGGCGCGACGGTCCATCTGGGCAAAATGAAATCGGACCCTTATTACGGCTGGGATAACGAATACGGAAGTGCAGCGGAAACCGTGGCGGATTTCCGGGCATCCAGGATGCTGGTCAGCCACGGGGAATACCTCGCTTTTGTCGATGCGGGCGGGTATGAAAAAGCGGATTACTGGGACGAAGAGGGCGCGGCCTTCCTCGAACGAAGCGGTGTGAAACATCCCTCCTTCTGGGTACCCAAGGAGGGGGGCGGCTACAGCCTCCGGCTGCTCGACCGGGAGATCGACCTGCCGATGAACTGGCCGGTGGAGGTGAACTGTCTCGAGGCGCAGGCCTTCTGCCGTTTCAAAAGCGCCCAGGAAGGGCGGCACGTCCGCCTGCCGACCGAAGCAGAGTGGGTGCGAATGCTTGAGCTGTCCGACGTGCTGGACGGCGAACGGTTTGACGATGCCAAAGCGAATATCAATTTCAATCACTTCGCTTCCTCCGTCCCCGTCGATACCTTTTTGCAGGGCGGACTGTACGATGTCGCTGGGAACGTCTGGCAGTGGACGTCGACCCCCATTGACGGTTATGAAGGGTTCGAGCCGCATCCGGTCTACGACGATTTTTCCACGCCGACCTTTGACGGTAAGCATAATCTTATCAAAGGCGGATCGTGGGCCTCGACGGGGAACGAGACCCTGCGGCATTCCCGTTACGCCTTCCGACGCCACTTCTACCAGCACGCGGGCTTCCGCTACGTCGAGGCCGACGCCCTGTCCGAAAGCATGCCGGGGAATATCTACGAGACGGACAGCCTGGTGGCGCAGTACTGCGAATTCCAGTACGGGCCGGAATATCTCGGCGTCAGGAACTTTGCGCGCAGCTGCGCGAAGTACGCTATCGCTTTCAGCGCCTCTACCCCCCGGAAACGGGCGCTGGACCTCGGGTGTGCGACGGGACGTGCCGCTTTCGAACTGGCGCGGGTCTTCGACGACGTCACCGGGATCGATTTCTCCGCCCGCTTCATCCAGGTCGCGGCGGCGCTGAAAGAACGGGGCGAAATCGCCTATGAAAGGGTAGAGGAGGGAGATGTTACGACCCGCCAGCTGCACACGCTCGAAGCGTTCGGCCTGCAGGAAGCGGCCCGCAACGTACAGTTCTGGCAGGGGGATGCCTGCAACCTCAAGGCGCATTTCGTCGGCTACGACCTGATTATGGCCACCAACCTGATCGACCGCCTCTACGAACCGGAACGTTTTTTAGGTACGGTGCATGCGCGGCTCAACGAGGGGGGCATTCTCGTGCTGACATCACCGTATACCTGGCTGGAGGAGTATACGCAAAAGCCGAACTGGATAGGCGGTTATTATGACGAGGAGGGGAAGGCGGTCGACGGGCTTACGGGGCTCAAGGCGATCCTCTCAGCGCATTTCGAGCTGCTGGAGAGTTTTGACGTGCCTTTCGTGATCCGCGAGACGGCGCGCAAATACCAGCATACGCTCTCTCAGATGAGCGTCTGGAAAAAGCGTTAA
- a CDS encoding methylenetetrahydrofolate reductase, which translates to MFDALEAKLKNGRYVSLETTPSHSASFAPVIDTLEALGLPERVDAFSTTDNPLAKLKYNALFAAALMQQRFGKPVLATMSMRDRNRIALQSDLLGANEAGVRAILALTGDPAKNSDQKEAKGVFESDSTLLLDIIAAFNAGTDLEGKAFTVAPKPILPLAVVNSFARNPKSLYKKMAKKVEHGAQGIITQPVFDLDNAKLLLELMADANARHGTSAQLVLGLFPITKLRTAQFLDAHVPGIHVPPSWLEALGSAKDADDAYKIGFDLSKQLFDDIMALHPKVHLMMANQFEVAAKLLD; encoded by the coding sequence GTGTTTGACGCACTGGAAGCAAAGCTAAAAAACGGACGTTATGTCAGTCTCGAGACGACACCGTCGCACTCCGCCTCCTTTGCCCCCGTCATCGACACGCTCGAAGCCCTCGGTCTGCCTGAACGGGTCGATGCGTTCAGCACGACCGACAACCCCCTGGCAAAACTGAAATACAACGCCCTCTTCGCCGCCGCACTTATGCAGCAGCGTTTCGGCAAACCGGTCCTGGCGACCATGAGCATGCGCGACCGCAACCGCATCGCCCTGCAAAGCGACCTGCTCGGCGCCAATGAGGCCGGCGTCCGCGCCATCCTCGCCCTGACCGGCGACCCGGCCAAGAACTCCGACCAGAAAGAGGCCAAAGGGGTGTTTGAAAGCGACAGTACCCTTCTGCTGGACATCATCGCCGCTTTTAATGCCGGCACCGACCTGGAAGGGAAAGCCTTCACCGTCGCCCCGAAGCCGATTCTCCCCCTTGCCGTCGTCAACTCCTTCGCCCGCAATCCCAAAAGCCTCTACAAGAAGATGGCCAAAAAAGTCGAACACGGGGCGCAGGGCATCATCACCCAGCCTGTCTTCGACCTCGACAATGCCAAGCTGCTGCTCGAACTCATGGCCGACGCCAATGCCAGACACGGCACGTCGGCCCAGCTCGTCCTCGGGCTCTTCCCCATTACGAAACTGCGCACGGCCCAGTTCCTCGATGCCCATGTGCCGGGGATCCACGTCCCGCCCTCCTGGCTCGAAGCCCTCGGCAGTGCGAAGGATGCGGACGATGCCTACAAGATCGGCTTCGACCTGAGCAAGCAGCTCTTCGACGACATCATGGCCCTGCACCCGAAAGTACACCTCATGATGGCCAACCAGTTCGAGGTCGCGGCCAAACTACTGGATTAA
- the serB gene encoding phosphoserine phosphatase SerB, with protein sequence MRLCVFDFDSTLMDGETIDFFAEALGIGEEVAAITERAMNGELDFFESLQQRVKLLKGLDVETVERISRNLPYMPGAKETIAALKAEGITVVCFSGGFRTATSYAKEILGFDADFSNALHAKEGKLTGEVGGDMMFNWSKGDMLVRLQELLKVTPEETMVVGDGANDISMFAHAGTRVAFCAKPVLKEAANIIIDTKDLREILGRLV encoded by the coding sequence ATGCGGCTATGTGTGTTTGATTTTGACTCGACGTTGATGGACGGAGAGACCATCGATTTTTTTGCCGAGGCGCTGGGAATCGGCGAAGAGGTCGCCGCCATCACGGAGCGGGCCATGAACGGGGAGCTTGACTTCTTCGAGAGCCTTCAGCAGCGCGTCAAGCTGCTCAAAGGGCTGGATGTGGAGACCGTCGAGCGCATCAGCCGCAATCTTCCCTATATGCCGGGTGCCAAAGAGACGATCGCGGCATTGAAAGCCGAGGGGATCACCGTGGTCTGTTTCAGCGGCGGGTTCCGGACGGCGACCTCCTATGCCAAAGAGATCCTCGGCTTTGACGCGGACTTCTCCAATGCGCTGCACGCCAAAGAGGGTAAACTGACCGGTGAAGTCGGCGGGGATATGATGTTCAACTGGTCCAAAGGGGATATGCTTGTACGGCTCCAGGAGCTGCTCAAGGTGACACCGGAAGAGACGATGGTCGTCGGGGACGGTGCCAACGACATAAGTATGTTCGCGCATGCCGGGACACGGGTCGCTTTCTGTGCGAAACCGGTTTTGAAAGAGGCGGCGAACATTATCATCGACACCAAAGATCTTCGCGAGATCCTGGGACGGCTCGTATGA
- a CDS encoding cytochrome c, with the protein MKKSLSALLGAALLLGTFSTAANADVKRGQKAYLKKCKRCHGNGTKGAAMKTQKEWADAFADDAALFKAWHKDDAKAMQYINSSRFKKDAPNLKDFLYEYGSDSGNVPSCG; encoded by the coding sequence ATGAAAAAATCACTATCGGCCCTGTTGGGCGCGGCACTGCTGCTCGGTACCTTTTCGACGGCGGCGAATGCCGATGTCAAACGGGGGCAGAAAGCCTATTTGAAAAAGTGTAAACGCTGCCACGGCAACGGTACCAAAGGGGCCGCGATGAAGACCCAGAAAGAGTGGGCGGACGCGTTTGCGGATGATGCGGCGCTTTTTAAGGCGTGGCATAAAGATGATGCGAAAGCGATGCAATACATCAACAGCAGCCGCTTCAAAAAAGATGCCCCGAATCTCAAGGACTTCCTCTACGAATACGGTTCCGATTCCGGCAACGTTCCCTCCTGCGGCTGA
- a CDS encoding ankyrin repeat domain-containing protein, whose translation MPFMERLHSAMLLGTHLYDPTAGEIIEHKSEAFFNAIRSDDKATLLSMIEEGFDVDYHAFGHRPPLMMAVMLQRTRIVESLLMHGANPNLADRELETPLHVAVKLGDPEIVLQLLQYGARPHTENSEGVTPTAIAKAQKSKTLLSLLEEVRPVFDLPAEPDLFDLASNGNLYAIVNAEATPMELSRRDAQNRTLLHHAVFGNNPKLVTYLLNKGLFIDAGDLHGITPVIIAASHPKFVRLLEKLLLRYPTLEHRTDNHATALTIALRNGNPDGAAALIRHGANILTHDGLHTPLTLVHRGIETYPEIADSYRHLLRVMLDRGAHTDIPTNRAGWTPLFHTVARRQDEGIKKHLRLLMQLGSDVNYTDKNGRTALMVAASMGRQTAVEVLISNYADIDRIDHYGWSALMLAVYYNHIDVCRFLCECGCDVNRISPQGMSAMRIAQKHQRKRIVELLQEYGAIEINSDEASE comes from the coding sequence ATGCCCTTTATGGAGCGTCTGCACAGTGCCATGCTTTTGGGAACGCATCTCTACGACCCCACTGCCGGGGAGATCATCGAACACAAAAGCGAGGCTTTTTTCAATGCCATCCGCAGCGACGACAAAGCCACCCTGCTTTCCATGATCGAAGAGGGGTTCGATGTCGACTACCATGCCTTCGGCCACCGTCCGCCCCTGATGATGGCCGTCATGCTCCAGCGGACACGGATCGTCGAATCCCTCCTGATGCACGGTGCCAACCCCAACCTCGCGGACCGCGAGCTTGAGACCCCCCTGCATGTCGCCGTCAAGCTCGGCGATCCGGAAATCGTATTGCAGCTGCTGCAGTACGGTGCCCGTCCGCACACGGAAAACAGTGAAGGCGTCACCCCGACAGCGATCGCCAAGGCCCAGAAAAGCAAAACGCTTCTCTCCCTGCTTGAAGAGGTGCGCCCGGTTTTCGACCTGCCGGCGGAACCGGACCTCTTTGACTTGGCATCCAACGGCAACCTTTACGCCATCGTCAATGCCGAGGCCACGCCGATGGAACTCTCCAGACGCGATGCGCAGAACCGGACCCTGCTGCACCACGCCGTCTTCGGGAATAACCCGAAACTGGTCACCTACCTGCTCAACAAGGGGCTCTTCATCGACGCCGGGGACCTGCACGGCATCACGCCGGTCATCATTGCCGCTTCCCACCCGAAGTTCGTCCGGCTCCTGGAAAAGCTGCTGCTGCGCTACCCCACCCTGGAGCACCGCACCGACAACCATGCCACGGCCCTCACCATCGCCCTGCGCAACGGCAATCCCGACGGCGCCGCCGCGCTGATCCGCCACGGGGCGAATATCCTGACGCATGACGGTCTGCACACCCCGCTCACGCTGGTGCACCGCGGGATCGAAACCTACCCCGAAATCGCCGACAGCTACCGTCACCTGCTCCGAGTCATGCTTGACCGCGGTGCGCACACCGATATTCCCACGAACCGCGCGGGGTGGACCCCGCTTTTTCACACCGTGGCCCGGCGCCAGGATGAGGGGATCAAAAAACATCTTCGCCTGCTGATGCAGCTCGGAAGCGATGTCAACTATACCGACAAGAACGGGCGTACGGCCCTGATGGTCGCCGCATCGATGGGACGGCAGACCGCGGTCGAAGTCCTTATCAGCAACTATGCGGACATCGACCGTATCGACCACTACGGCTGGAGCGCCCTGATGCTGGCCGTCTACTACAACCACATTGACGTCTGCCGTTTTCTGTGCGAATGCGGCTGCGACGTCAACCGTATCTCGCCGCAGGGGATGAGTGCCATGCGCATCGCGCAGAAACATCAGCGCAAACGGATCGTGGAGCTGTTACAGGAGTATGGTGCGATTGAGATCAACAGTGACGAAGCGTCGGAGTAG